Proteins encoded together in one Saimiri boliviensis isolate mSaiBol1 chromosome Y, mSaiBol1.pri, whole genome shotgun sequence window:
- the LOC141582922 gene encoding LOW QUALITY PROTEIN: ubiquitin-like modifier-activating enzyme 1 (The sequence of the model RefSeq protein was modified relative to this genomic sequence to represent the inferred CDS: deleted 1 base in 1 codon; substituted 1 base at 1 genomic stop codon), whose product MSSSLLSKKRRVSGSGSELDSDCSSAYSVMSEVPLGPSQGMSKNSSGIHIDEDLYSRQLYVLGHEAMKYLQISSVLVSGLQGLGVEIAKNIILGGVKAVTLHDQGTAQWADLSSQFYLREEDIGKNRAEVSQLHLAELNGYVRVLTYKGSLVEDFLRGFQVVVLTNTPLENQLQVGEICHSYGIKLVVTDTRGLFGQLFCDFGKDMILRDSNGEQPLSAVVSMITKDSPGVVTCLDEAQHGFESGDFVSFREVQGMNELNNILPVEIKVLGSYTFSICDTSSFSDYIGGGIVSQVKVSKKISLVKILACLTAEPDFVVTDYAKYSHPAHLHVGFQALHQFCSQHSRPPRPHKEDAAEVVTLAQAVNAQALPAVKQGSLDEDFIRKLAYVAAGDLVPINVFIGGLAAQEVMKACSGKFMPITQWLYFDAVECLPEEKADFMEDQYLPHQNRYDGQVAVFGSDLQGKAGKQKNFLVGAGAIGCELLKNFAMIGLGCGESGEITITDMDTIKKSNLNRQFLFQPWDVSKFMSDRAATAVHQINPHIRVMSHQNRVGPKTECIYDDDFFQNLDDVASALDYVDARLYMDSCCVYYRKPLLESGTLGTKGSVQVVIPFLTESYSSSQDPPEKSISICTLKNFPNAIKHTLQWARDEFESLFKQPAENVNQYLTNPKFMELTLWLAGTQPLELLENVQRRLVLQRPXTWADCVTWAYHQWHTQYSHNIQQLLHNFPPDQV is encoded by the exons ATGTCCAGCTCACTGCTCTCCAAGAAACGTCGTGTGTCTGGGTCCGGTTCAGAGTTGGATTCTGATTGTTCCTCTGCCTACTCTGTGATGTCTGAAGTGCCCTTGGGACCAAGCCAG GGAATGTCCAAAAACAGCAGTGGAATACACATAGATGAAGATCTTTATTCCCGCCAGCT GTATGTGCTGGGTCATGAAGCAATGAAGTATCTCCAGATATCCAGTGTGCTGGTTTCAGGCCTGCAGGGGCTAGGTGTGGAGATCGCCAAGAACATCATCCTCGGTGGGGTCAAGGCTGTCACCTTACATGACCAGGGCACTGCCCAGTGGGCTGATCTCTCCTCCCAG TTCTACCTGCGAGAAGAGGACATTGGTAAAAATCGAGCTGAAGTATCACAGTTGCACCTTGCAGAACTCAATGGCTATGTGCGTGTCCTCACCTACAAAGGATCGTTAGTTGAGGACTTCCTTAGAGGTTTTCAG GTGGTGGTCCTTACCAACACTCCCTTGGAGAACCAGCTGCAAGTGGGTGAGATTTGTCACAGCTATGGAATCAAGCTGGTGGTTACAGACACCAGGGGCCTCTTTGG GCAACTCTTCTGTGACTTTGGAAAAGACATGATTCTCAGAGATTCCAATGGGGAGCAGCCACTCAGTGCTGTGGTTTCTATGATCACCAAG GACAGCCCTGGTGTGGTCACCTGCCTGGATGAGGCCCAGCATGGGTTTGAGAGCGGCGACTTTGTCTCCTTCAGAGAAGTCCAGGGCATGAATGAACTCAATAACATCCTCCCCGTAGAGATAAAAGTCCTAG GTTCCTATACCTTTAGTAtctgtgatacctccagcttctCTGACTACATTGGTGGAGGCATCGTCAGTCAGGTCAAAGTATCCAAGAAGATTAGTTTGGTGA AAATCCTTGCTTGCCTCACTGCAGAGCCAGACTTTGTGGTAACAGACTATGCTAAGTATTCTCACCCTGCTCATCTACATGTTGGCTTCCAGGCACTGCATCAGTTCTGTAGTCAACATAGCAGGCCACCTCGTCCCCACAAG GAGGATGCAGCAGAAGTAGTGACTCTAGCACAGGCTGTGAATGCCCAAGCCTTGCCAGCAGTGAAGCAAGGCAGCCTGGATGAGGACTTCATCCGGAAACTGGCATATGTGGCTGCCGGGGATCTGGTACctataaatgttttcattggaGGCCTGGCTGCACAAGAGGTTATGAAG GCCTGCTCTGGAAAGTTTATGCCAATCACGCAGTGGCTGTACTTTGATGCAGTTGAATGTCTCCCTGAGGAGAAAGCAGACTTCATGGAAGACCAGTATCTCCCG CACCAGAATCGTTATGATGGACAGGTGGCTGTGTTTGGCTCAGACCTGCAAGGGAAAGCTGGC AAACAGAAGAACTTCCTG GTGGGTGCTGGGGCCATTGGCTGTGAGCTTCTCAAGAATTTTGCCATGATTGGGCTAGGTTGTGGGGAGAGTGGTGAAATAACTATTACAGACATGGACACCATCAAGAAGTCCAATTTGAACCGACAGTTTCTCTTTCAACCCTGGGATGTCTCG AAATTCATGTCTGACAGAGCTGCTACAGCTGTGCATCAGATAAACCCACACATCAGGGTGATGAGCCACCAGAATCGTGTGGGCCCTAAAACAGAATGTATCTACGATGATGACTTCTTCCAAAACCTGGATGATGTGGCCAGTGCTCTGGACTATGTGGATGCCC GATTGTACATGGACAGCTGCTGTGTGTATTACCGAAAGCCACTACTGGAGTCTGGAACACTGGGCACCAAGGGCAGTGTGCAGGTGGTGATTCCCTTCTTGACAGAGTCTTACAGCTCCAGCCAGGACCCCCCTGAGAAATCCATCTCCATCTGTACACTGAAGAACTTCCCCAATGCTATTAAGCATACCCTGCAG TGGGCTCGAGATGAGTTTGAAAGCCTCTTCAAGCAGCCGGCAGAAAATGTCAACCAGTACCTCAC AAACCCCAAGTTTATGGAGCTGACACTGTGGCTGGCAGGCACCCAACCCTTGGAGCTGCTGGAGAATGTGCAGCGCCGCCTGGTGCTACAGAGACCATAGACTTGGGCTGATTGTGTGACCTGGGCCTACCACCAGTGGCACACCCAGTATTCTCACAACATCCAGCAGCTGCTGCACAACTTTCCTCCTGACCAGGTATAG